From the genome of Cellvibrio japonicus Ueda107, one region includes:
- the ruvC gene encoding crossover junction endodeoxyribonuclease RuvC, giving the protein MALILGIDPGSRKTGFGIINLLGGKSEYVTSGVIRMRDDDELPVRLKVIFDSLTQIIERYTPQEMAIEQVFMAKNAASALKLGQARGAAIVAAAAQNLPVSEYEARKVKQSVVGNGAADKLQVQHMVKTLLRLPAAPQEDAADALAVALCHANTQQHLIRMAGSSSFRRGRII; this is encoded by the coding sequence ATGGCGCTTATCCTTGGCATAGATCCTGGCTCCCGTAAGACCGGATTCGGTATTATCAACCTGCTTGGCGGCAAATCTGAATATGTCACCAGTGGCGTGATTCGTATGCGCGATGATGATGAGCTGCCGGTGCGACTAAAAGTCATCTTTGATTCCCTTACCCAGATTATCGAGCGTTACACGCCCCAGGAAATGGCTATCGAACAAGTATTTATGGCCAAGAACGCGGCCTCGGCACTAAAGCTTGGCCAGGCGCGCGGGGCAGCTATAGTGGCGGCTGCGGCGCAGAATCTGCCGGTATCAGAATACGAAGCGCGCAAGGTTAAACAGTCGGTGGTGGGCAATGGTGCTGCCGATAAGTTGCAGGTGCAGCACATGGTAAAAACCCTGCTGCGGCTGCCAGCGGCGCCGCAGGAAGATGCTGCAGATGCCCTGGCTGTCGCGCTCTGCCATGCAAATACCCAGCAACACCTCATTCGTATGGCCGGCTCAAGCAGCTTCCGTCGCGGTCGTATCATCTAA
- the ruvA gene encoding Holliday junction branch migration protein RuvA, producing the protein MIGRLKGILIEKQPPYLLLDVNGVGYELQAPMTTFYRLPSLGHEVVLHTHLSITENLHQLFGFAEQRDRSLFRTLIKVNGVGPKLAVAILSGMESDDIARCVRDNNIKALTRVPGIGQKTAERLVIELRDRLKNWDLPQGDMLAHGEIQAIASDNDIYAEAESALIALGYKPVDAAKMVASAAKQKPEARSEELIRIALRSLAGV; encoded by the coding sequence ATGATCGGTCGCTTGAAAGGCATCCTCATCGAAAAGCAACCTCCTTATTTATTGCTGGACGTCAATGGTGTCGGCTACGAACTCCAGGCGCCCATGACCACCTTCTATCGTTTACCTTCACTGGGTCACGAAGTTGTGCTACACACGCACCTCTCCATTACAGAAAACCTGCACCAATTATTTGGTTTTGCTGAACAGCGCGACAGGTCTTTATTCCGCACCCTGATCAAGGTGAATGGTGTAGGCCCCAAGCTGGCCGTTGCGATTTTGTCCGGGATGGAATCGGATGATATTGCCCGCTGTGTGCGCGATAACAATATTAAGGCGCTCACCAGGGTGCCGGGGATTGGCCAGAAAACGGCGGAGCGCTTGGTTATTGAACTGCGTGATCGCCTTAAAAACTGGGATTTGCCCCAGGGCGATATGCTTGCTCATGGTGAAATTCAGGCGATTGCCAGTGATAACGATATCTATGCCGAAGCGGAAAGCGCGCTGATTGCACTCGGCTACAAGCCGGTGGATGCCGCTAAAATGGTGGCATCCGCTGCCAAGCAGAAACCTGAGGCGCGCAGTGAAGAACTTATCCGCATCGCTCTGCGAAGCCTTGCCGGTGTATAA
- the ruvB gene encoding Holliday junction branch migration DNA helicase RuvB, which translates to MIETDRLIAPTAKEREDQLDRAVRPKVLADYVGQPAVREQMEIFICAAKKRREALDHTLVFGPPGLGKTTLANIIANEMGVSLKSTSGPVLEKAGDLAAMLTNLEAGDVLFIDEIHRLSPVVEEILYPAMEDFQLDIMIGEGPAARSIKLDLPPFTLVGATTRAGLLTSPLRDRFGIVQRLEFYNVKDLTHIVARSAALLGVSMEELGAAEIAKRSRGTPRIANRLLRRVRDFAEVKGDGRITSELADKALNMLNVDERGFDHMDRRLLLAMINNFDGGPVGVESLAAAISEDRGTIEDVIEPYLIQQGFMARTPRGRVLTTNAYLHFGLSMPKRLQESQGGEGIA; encoded by the coding sequence ATGATTGAAACTGATCGCTTAATTGCACCCACTGCCAAAGAACGCGAAGACCAACTGGATCGCGCCGTGCGCCCCAAGGTACTGGCGGATTATGTAGGCCAACCTGCAGTGCGTGAGCAGATGGAAATTTTTATCTGTGCGGCTAAAAAGCGGCGTGAAGCGCTGGATCACACCCTGGTGTTTGGTCCACCCGGTTTGGGCAAGACTACCCTGGCCAATATCATCGCCAACGAAATGGGGGTATCGCTCAAGAGTACATCGGGGCCTGTGCTGGAAAAAGCCGGTGATTTGGCCGCAATGCTGACCAACCTTGAAGCGGGCGATGTGTTATTTATCGATGAGATTCATCGACTCAGCCCGGTTGTGGAGGAAATCCTGTATCCCGCCATGGAGGATTTCCAACTGGATATCATGATCGGCGAGGGGCCGGCTGCCCGTTCGATCAAACTGGATTTACCACCCTTTACATTGGTGGGAGCCACTACGCGAGCGGGTTTGCTAACATCCCCCCTGCGCGATCGGTTCGGGATAGTACAGCGCCTGGAGTTTTACAACGTAAAGGACCTGACCCATATAGTGGCACGCTCTGCGGCTTTGTTGGGTGTCAGCATGGAAGAGTTGGGCGCTGCTGAAATTGCCAAGCGCTCAAGGGGTACGCCGCGTATCGCCAACCGACTGTTGCGCAGGGTGCGCGACTTTGCCGAGGTGAAAGGCGATGGCCGGATTACCTCCGAACTGGCGGATAAGGCACTGAATATGCTTAACGTTGACGAGCGCGGATTTGATCATATGGATCGCCGCTTGTTGTTGGCGATGATCAACAACTTTGACGGCGGTCCGGTGGGAGTGGAAAGCCTGGCGGCGGCTATCAGTGAAGATCGGGGGACGATAGAAGATGTTATCGAGCCCTATCTGATCCAGCAGGGATTTATGGCTCGAACCCCCAGGGGTAGGGTGTTAACCACGAATGCCTATCTGCACTTTGGATTGTCTATGCCCAAGCGTTTGCAGGAAAGCCAGGGGGGAGAAGGGATAGCGTAA
- the tolQ gene encoding protein TolQ, translated as MSATDNSLSITHLILQASFLVQLVMLILVLASVISWAMIFQRERYQRKASSAFSYFEKQFWSGIDLNQLYRQGNGRTDLAEGIENIFRAGFKEFTRLRQTAGADSDAIMEGSMRAMRVALAREQEKLEENLPFLASVASVSPYIGLFGTVWGIMVSFLNIANAGQPSLATVAPGIAEALIATAMGLFAAIPAVLAYNKFSARAESLLSNYQTFAEEFSAILHRQVHSK; from the coding sequence ATGTCAGCAACGGATAATAGTCTGTCCATTACCCACCTGATTCTCCAGGCCAGTTTTTTGGTGCAACTGGTGATGCTGATTTTGGTATTGGCATCGGTCATTTCCTGGGCGATGATTTTCCAGCGCGAGCGCTATCAGCGTAAGGCGTCGTCAGCGTTTAGTTATTTTGAAAAGCAATTCTGGTCGGGTATCGACCTCAACCAGCTTTATCGCCAGGGCAATGGCCGCACTGACCTGGCCGAGGGAATAGAAAATATCTTCCGTGCCGGCTTCAAAGAGTTTACCCGCTTGCGTCAAACGGCCGGTGCCGATTCCGATGCAATCATGGAGGGGTCAATGCGTGCCATGCGTGTTGCTCTGGCACGTGAGCAAGAAAAGCTTGAGGAAAACCTGCCTTTTTTGGCTAGCGTCGCCTCCGTGAGTCCTTATATAGGTCTTTTTGGAACCGTCTGGGGCATCATGGTGTCCTTTCTCAATATTGCTAATGCGGGCCAGCCCAGCCTTGCCACAGTGGCGCCTGGTATTGCCGAGGCGCTGATTGCAACCGCAATGGGCCTGTTCGCTGCTATTCCAGCTGTTCTGGCGTACAACAAATTTTCTGCCAGGGCAGAAAGCTTGTTGAGTAACTATCAAACTTTTGCAGAAGAGTTTTCGGCTATTCTCCATCGCCAGGTTCACAGTAAGTGA